The DNA region AGGGAAAGGTCGGAGATGACGCGATGGACTGAGGCGTCGACGATGTCCCAAGACATCCTGCCCGTTGATCGATGGGGTTTTTCGTACTCCGGGCAGAATGAAACAATAGTAAAATCGGCACCGTCAAGCGGTGAGACGATAGCGGCGGCTAGACATCCCGGATGCGTGGTCGCCAAGTCGCCCGCCCTTGCCTTGGTAACCGGTACCGGCGTCAGGAACTCAACATCCACCCGATCAGAGAGCTTCACAATGGCGCACCGAGAAAGCCCCTTTCCCGTTTTCTGGTCATGGAACAGCGCAGGATTATCGACCTCCAACTCCACGTTTTCAGGGGGCTTTCTGGCCTCCTGAAGCAGGGCGATGTCAGCATCGGCGCCAACCAGGAACCGCCATGGGGCGAAGCGGCGAGCAATGTTCCAGCAAATGATCTTCGTCAAGGTGTGATCCGGGTAACGGCGCGGTAGCGAGCGCTGAACTGAAACAGGGTTAACCGCCCTGGAGGTATGCTGTCAAGTTCAATAGGCAGGACCAGACCAACAATGCTCTCATATCACCTGCTTCCAGCACCACAGGTTTCTTGACCACCCTTGTATATTTAAAGTGTAATAACTGAGCAGGGAGTCACCGGAAACAGGGGGCCGCGATACCCATGCATCACTCCACCACCCTCCCCGGGAAACGTATTACCCCCCGCAATCAACATGCGTGGCGCCGCTGGCTCTATACGAACCACGCGTCGCTCACTGAGGTTTGGGTCCTCTTCTACAAGAAGGCTGCCCAGCGCTCCGGACGGCCCACCCTCACCTATGAGAACGCCGTCGAACAGGCGATCTGCTTCGGATGGATCGACGGACTTAAACGGCGGGTTGACGACGAACGCTACGCCCACCGATTCACACCCCGAAAACGGGACAGCAGGTGGTCGGAGGTCAATCGCACACGTCTCGAGAGGATGCGGTCGCAAGGCCTCATGACCCCCGCGGGCGAGGCGGCCGTCGCCTCGTCTATCCGCTCCGGAGCCTGGGAGCAGGCTGCACGACCGCCGGCTTTCGAGACTCCGCCGGAGTTTCTTGCCGCCCTTGAGAAGGATGTCGAGGCCCATGCCACATGGGCTGGCCTCACGCCCTCGCAACAGCGTTATTATACAGACTGGATCTGTGTCGCGAAGCGCGAGGAGACCCGCGCTCGCAGGCTTGCGAAGAGTCTTGAACTGCTGCGCCGCGGTGCGAAACTCGGAATGCGCTGAGCTTCAAGGACTCCTGGAACCCGCCTTAATCTAACCCTTGCCTACATCCCGTTCATCCCACTCATCAGACCACACCGGCCCCCATCGAAAAGGCGACGCGCAGACCTCCTGGACGGACCTCATGTGGCTGGCGGCGATGAGTTCGTCGCTATTCCTCGTGCTGCTGTCTTCCTCGAGTTACGTGGCGTCCCTGCCCTTCATTCGAGCGGAATGGGAACTGAACAATACGCAGTCCGGCGTGGTCTTTTCGGCCTACCTGGCCGGATACGCGGCATCCTCCCTGCTGGTCATACCCTTTACCGACCGGTTCCGGCCGTACGCGATCATGCTCGCGGGCATATCCCTGACAGCCGTCAGCGCCGTGCTCTTCCCCCTGTTGGCGGAAGGATTATGGACCGCGAGCGCGCTGCGGTTTCTCTATGGGGTCGGGCACGTGTGCGTGTACATAACGGGGATCCGGCTCGCATCGCTCAGGTTCTCAGAAAAGGGACGTGGCTTGGCCGTAGGCGTCTTTGTGAGCTCCGGATACGCGGGCACGACGGTTTCGTACGTACTCATGGGCGTTTTGCTGGACAGGTTCGAAACCTGGGAACCCGCCTATCTCGCCACGACATTGCCCGGCCTCGCCGGCGTCGCGGTCACGTTGCTGCTTGCCTTTGAAAGAAAAACCGTTACGCCCGGAAGCGAACGAACCACAACCATGGTCGGCTGGCTGTCCCTGGCGCCGCTGCGAGACCGCCGGCTGATGCTGGTAATCATGGCCTATGCGCTACACACCGCCGAGCTCTTCGTGGCCCGCCTGTGGCTGCCACTCCTTCTCGTCGCCGCACTCGTGATGACGGGTTTCGATTCGGAAGCCGCTGCTTCGCGCGCCGCCACCCTGGCCGGCTTCATGTTCATGACGGGCATTTTCAGCGTGCTTTTGGGTGGATGGATTTCGGACCGGTTCGGAAGAAACAGGACGGCGACGTTGATCTTCGCGGTAAGCGGGACCTGTTCTTTTCTCGCCGGGTGGCTGGTCGGACTTCCATTTGCCTGGCTGGTTGTGCTGGGGTTCCTATACGGGTTCTTTACGGCGGCCGATTCCGCCA from Gemmatimonadota bacterium includes:
- a CDS encoding MFS transporter, which produces MWLAAMSSSLFLVLLSSSSYVASLPFIRAEWELNNTQSGVVFSAYLAGYAASSLLVIPFTDRFRPYAIMLAGISLTAVSAVLFPLLAEGLWTASALRFLYGVGHVCVYITGIRLASLRFSEKGRGLAVGVFVSSGYAGTTVSYVLMGVLLDRFETWEPAYLATTLPGLAGVAVTLLLAFERKTVTPGSERTTTMVGWLSLAPLRDRRLMLVIMAYALHTAELFVARLWLPLLLVAALVMTGFDSEAAASRAATLAGFMFMTGIFSVLLGGWISDRFGRNRTATLIFAVSGTCSFLAGWLVGLPFAWLVVLGFLYGFFTAADSAIYSTAVTELAPRNLVGSAQAVQSFIGFVVGTGAPVVAGSILDLSGGQSAWILVFSFNGVLAVAGIACLLWLRRIPASSVSSKVIAQRAG